The DNA region CAATGTCTACATTATCTTCGGGCGTGAGGATGCCGGCATCGATGAAAAGATACTTTATGAAAACATGGACAAATGTGTCCGCATTCCTATGCGTGATACGCTCAGAAGCCTTAATCTTTCAAACTCCGTTGCCATCGGTGCATACGAAGTATTAAGGCAGTGGGGTTATCCTCACTTAAGTTCCGAAGGAAAACTTACAAAATACTGATATAAAGGGAAATGGAGTAAAACTATGAGCAAAATCAAAATTATCACAGATTCCGCATCGGACATTGATGTTAAAACAGCTGAAGAATACGGCATCTGCCTTCTTCCGTTCACAGTACTTATAGACGGAAAGGAATATACTGACGGTGTTGACCTCACTCCGGATGAATTCTATGAAAAAATGAGAACCAGCAGTGAGCTTCCGAAAACTTCACAGGTAAAGACGGAACAGTTCACAGAATGTTTTGAAAAGCTCTATGCTGAAGGATATACTGAACTGATCTACATTTCGATATGTTCGACCGGTTCATCCACATACAACAACGCACTTAAAGCAAAGGAACTTTTCTTTAACGAACACCCGGATGCGAAAGATAAAGTAAATATAACCGTTATCGATTCATTCAACTATACATTTACTTACGGATATCCTGCTGTCGAAGCCGCTGCAAAAGCTGCAAGAGGATGTTCCGCTGATGAAATAACTGCTTTCATAGAGGAATGGCTTTGCTGTGCTGAAGTTCACTTTGTTTCATACACTCTTGAATATGTCAGAAAATCCGGACGTATATCAGCCGGAGCTGCTTTCATGGGTGAGCTTCTCGGTCTCAAGCCTATTATATCCATTATTGACGGCGAATCTAAAGTAACTGACAAGGTCCGCGGAGAAAAAGGCATCATTCCGAAGATAACGGAGATAGCAAAGAACAATATGATACCTCAGACTCCGTATATTCTCCTTGAAGGAAGCCTGCCGGATGAATCAGCTGCACTGAAAAAGGAAATAACCAAAGCTGTAGGTTATCCGCCGGAAAGAGTCGTAAAGATCGGCCCTACCATAGCTTCACATGCAGGCCCGAAGGTTATAGGAATCGTACTCAAAGGCCAGCGCAGAAGATAAGGTGATTTTTATAAAAAAATATGCTTTACCTTCAGGCATTATTGCACTGATCCTGTGCATGGCATCGTTTTACCTGATAACTGCTGATTCGGTGTTCACTGTACATGATGACATTCTTACATATATGCAGGTCCAGAGAGGAAACCTTTGGCAGACTGCCGTGGATGACGCAAAGCACGGCAGGGTCGGCCACATTCCCCTGACCTTTCTGCTTTACATCCCCTACTTTTTTAAAAGTCCTCTTATTGTAAGGGCTTTTTCGGCAGGGGCTGTTTTGTTTGACATGGCCGGACTTTATTATCTTGTAAAGAATAATACAAACAGGCGTGCCGGTCTTCTTTCAT from Ruminococcus sp. HUN007 includes:
- a CDS encoding DegV family protein → MSKIKIITDSASDIDVKTAEEYGICLLPFTVLIDGKEYTDGVDLTPDEFYEKMRTSSELPKTSQVKTEQFTECFEKLYAEGYTELIYISICSTGSSTYNNALKAKELFFNEHPDAKDKVNITVIDSFNYTFTYGYPAVEAAAKAARGCSADEITAFIEEWLCCAEVHFVSYTLEYVRKSGRISAGAAFMGELLGLKPIISIIDGESKVTDKVRGEKGIIPKITEIAKNNMIPQTPYILLEGSLPDESAALKKEITKAVGYPPERVVKIGPTIASHAGPKVIGIVLKGQRRR